A region of Marnyiella aurantia DNA encodes the following proteins:
- a CDS encoding translocation/assembly module TamB domain-containing protein, producing the protein MANIENNKNSNEQHSNTIPEKIGEKVEQVKEVVTDVVQDPVGSAGAIVEQASKDVTNVRWWVRLLLIIFWLSLSVIILALVAVNLPVTKRWAANQALEILNQDFKAEMTTRGVHVDYFGDVTIRGLTIKDNKGLEFIKVREFRANSNWIALASNAISGSSNSLSFDALTLTEADIKVITYKGDSISNFIRYIGNFDSGKKADPTKAPFQLNSRVELVNSKVSIINRNGEGDKGKWLMAQNLNLRAPSVRVNGGDVFAQVNNLNFTTTRWGKKHTVDTFSADISLTNDFLSLRDLTLFTDHTLLQGDVKFNLNNGSWADFTNRVRWEMLMKQGSQISGYDISYFVTQWDNYKPVNISGSMAGPLNNFYLNNFVLGNKEVSIRTGTMKLSNLLNGKFVIESNDLSTDFTYVGLKAMLPTFISEKMKNFADDFGRLRYRGAARVMPEQIFVPRGNLITGIGRANIRNFYLSDYSTNMPKYRGYAEVFDLNTSIITKSKQVGLITGKFNVDGQSFDVNTMRIRTQSQIASIEILDKVINNVTLDGLLDRRTYNGIVKVNDDQARAEVKGLIDFRTSRILADVNADIGYLNLNYFTGAAGSQIMSGQIDGKIAMTSLNDMNLDAELTNLNFATATQKFNIPNAKVQAFFENGNRVVVVDAPDAVSGKITGRYNLGDLPSMVENGLNKILVGPPPRRMFRGQNFNMEFNIRQNLVNYFMPDLRIPRGAFVNGSYDGDANNLVLNLDAAELRYYMTKKQEITDADRALAAVNPDYQISQDDLITRDSAMVSNLVLRINTANLEEQIFARVDRAQYGNNVFKEVTVTGRNQNNQVLHIATNFHHGTPEEEVNEELKTYSVNLNQSTNPAGDYIVRFDPTSVNFNNVTWSIDTSPQLNHSITYRKSTKDFLIENLRVFSDSSELLVKTATFRSAKDFHAEAEVKNMQVAKILEMQAGGNSLNMQGIANGSINITMNQNNLEPLIDLRVDGITMNGEDLGNIVINAKNSSVPNVFDIEAEVISAGIIGDNNLLVSGTINNNTPSPTLDIKANMNDFDLKFANQFVKGVFSNMRGYANGVLTVSGTLKDIDYSGDIAMSKFGLKLDFTGVDYSFEDTVIPLSRGRAILNNIGVRDGRNNSGGSISGAIYFETLASMAVELIMRADNLLMLNTTQSDYDLFWGRIYGQGDLYVSGPVKALSIQTPNMRALNNSVFTFNSNSTSNVEEFKMLRFLQEDDKGVITLEDKKRSGANMNIDFNLAVDKGTTVNVLVGDDIGDISVRGTSDELRFVMARTGNIEMNGSYIVENGTFTSKAVLNRTFQIVQGSSIRWDGDALTPALDITANYMRTVSNTGDYLGVGSLQPVNVLLQTKITQTLNNPKIELGVSAVDVSSQIRETLASKMNQEDEKVIQFGSVLLLNRFNTTATGLDVGNIAENTGYNLLFRQLGSVLNTISNEFQIDLNYVRGDEASNTGDRANAGVSFDLSPRVKVKTGLGIPLSRGTEGTDTDLLSGEGTVEIDVSKKNDGTLVLRGYSKPMNIGMGSGGSNGAANQTYGGGVVWSKSFNTIFKRRQKDKLAPSEKLLNSKESKTNDSITL; encoded by the coding sequence ATGGCAAATATAGAGAATAATAAAAACAGTAACGAGCAGCATTCCAATACTATTCCCGAAAAGATCGGCGAAAAAGTGGAGCAGGTAAAAGAGGTTGTCACCGATGTGGTTCAGGATCCTGTAGGCTCGGCAGGGGCTATTGTAGAACAGGCATCTAAAGACGTGACAAACGTCCGCTGGTGGGTTCGGCTTTTACTTATTATCTTCTGGTTAAGTCTATCTGTCATCATACTCGCGCTAGTTGCCGTTAATTTGCCTGTCACTAAAAGGTGGGCTGCCAACCAGGCGCTTGAGATCCTGAATCAGGACTTTAAAGCAGAAATGACCACACGTGGTGTTCATGTAGATTATTTTGGAGATGTTACCATTCGGGGGCTCACAATAAAGGACAATAAAGGGCTTGAATTTATAAAAGTGCGGGAGTTCCGTGCCAACTCCAACTGGATTGCGCTGGCCAGTAATGCGATCAGCGGTAGCAGTAATTCGCTCAGTTTCGATGCACTTACCCTAACAGAGGCTGATATTAAGGTGATCACCTACAAAGGCGACAGTATATCAAACTTTATTCGGTATATCGGAAATTTCGATTCAGGCAAAAAGGCTGATCCTACAAAAGCACCTTTTCAACTGAATTCACGTGTAGAACTTGTAAATTCAAAAGTGTCTATTATTAACCGCAACGGCGAAGGTGACAAGGGAAAATGGTTGATGGCCCAAAACCTAAACCTGCGGGCACCAAGTGTGCGTGTAAACGGTGGCGACGTTTTCGCGCAGGTGAACAACCTTAATTTCACTACTACGCGCTGGGGAAAAAAACATACTGTAGATACCTTTTCGGCTGATATATCGCTTACCAATGATTTCCTCTCACTGCGGGATCTCACCCTTTTTACAGACCATACCCTTTTGCAGGGCGATGTAAAATTCAACCTCAATAATGGCTCCTGGGCAGATTTTACAAACCGTGTTCGATGGGAAATGCTGATGAAGCAGGGAAGTCAGATCAGCGGGTACGATATCAGTTATTTTGTAACACAGTGGGACAATTATAAACCTGTGAATATTTCCGGTTCAATGGCCGGACCGCTCAACAACTTTTACCTCAATAACTTTGTTTTGGGCAATAAAGAGGTAAGCATCCGAACCGGTACAATGAAGCTCAGCAACTTGCTGAATGGAAAGTTTGTAATTGAATCCAACGATCTGTCCACTGACTTTACCTATGTCGGACTGAAAGCGATGCTGCCCACCTTCATCTCAGAAAAGATGAAGAATTTTGCCGATGATTTCGGCAGGTTGAGATACCGTGGTGCCGCCAGGGTGATGCCGGAGCAGATATTTGTACCCCGTGGTAACCTGATTACAGGCATCGGGCGGGCAAATATCCGGAACTTTTACTTAAGCGACTACAGCACAAATATGCCGAAATACCGCGGTTATGCCGAAGTCTTCGACCTTAATACGTCCATAATCACCAAAAGTAAACAGGTAGGTTTGATCACGGGCAAATTTAATGTGGACGGTCAGAGCTTTGATGTAAATACAATGCGGATCCGTACGCAATCGCAAATTGCAAGTATAGAAATCCTGGATAAAGTCATTAACAACGTTACTCTGGATGGATTGCTGGATCGCAGAACGTACAACGGAATTGTGAAGGTGAACGATGATCAGGCAAGGGCAGAGGTAAAGGGCCTTATTGATTTCCGAACCTCCCGTATTTTGGCTGATGTCAATGCGGATATTGGTTACCTGAACCTGAATTATTTTACCGGTGCAGCCGGCAGCCAGATAATGAGCGGGCAAATTGACGGTAAGATTGCCATGACCAGTCTGAACGACATGAATCTGGATGCAGAACTTACCAATCTCAATTTTGCCACCGCCACGCAGAAATTCAACATTCCAAATGCCAAAGTTCAGGCCTTTTTTGAGAACGGTAACCGTGTAGTGGTTGTAGATGCACCCGATGCTGTAAGTGGTAAGATTACCGGACGGTATAACCTTGGCGATCTGCCTTCAATGGTTGAGAACGGTCTCAATAAAATTCTTGTAGGCCCACCACCGCGCCGCATGTTCCGGGGGCAGAATTTTAATATGGAATTCAATATCCGCCAGAATCTGGTGAATTATTTTATGCCTGATCTCCGCATTCCGCGCGGCGCATTTGTCAATGGATCTTATGACGGCGATGCCAACAATCTGGTGCTAAACCTGGATGCGGCAGAATTGCGCTACTATATGACTAAAAAGCAGGAAATTACAGATGCCGACCGTGCGCTCGCAGCCGTGAATCCGGATTACCAAATCAGTCAGGATGATCTCATAACACGCGACAGTGCCATGGTAAGTAATCTGGTTTTACGTATAAATACCGCCAATCTGGAGGAACAGATTTTCGCCAGGGTAGACCGTGCACAGTATGGGAACAATGTGTTTAAGGAAGTTACAGTTACAGGCCGAAACCAGAATAACCAGGTACTGCATATTGCAACTAATTTCCACCATGGCACTCCGGAAGAAGAGGTAAATGAAGAACTAAAAACCTACAGTGTAAATTTAAATCAGTCTACCAACCCTGCAGGTGACTATATTGTCCGATTTGATCCAACTTCGGTTAATTTTAATAATGTAACGTGGAGTATTGATACAAGTCCACAGCTTAATCATTCTATCACTTACCGGAAAAGTACAAAGGATTTTCTCATAGAAAACCTTCGTGTCTTCTCAGACAGTAGTGAGTTGTTGGTCAAGACTGCCACCTTCAGGTCGGCCAAGGATTTCCACGCAGAGGCAGAAGTCAAAAATATGCAGGTTGCCAAAATCCTGGAAATGCAGGCGGGTGGTAATTCCCTTAACATGCAGGGTATCGCAAACGGAAGCATTAACATTACAATGAATCAAAATAATCTGGAGCCCCTGATAGATTTACGTGTGGATGGTATCACAATGAACGGAGAGGATTTGGGCAATATCGTTATTAATGCCAAAAATTCTTCGGTACCCAACGTATTTGATATTGAAGCTGAGGTAATATCAGCAGGAATCATTGGAGATAATAATCTGCTTGTTTCGGGTACAATCAATAATAACACACCATCACCAACGCTTGATATTAAGGCGAATATGAATGATTTCGACCTTAAATTTGCCAATCAGTTTGTGAAAGGGGTTTTCAGCAATATGAGAGGCTACGCAAATGGCGTTTTAACAGTAAGCGGAACGTTAAAAGATATAGACTACAGCGGTGATATCGCCATGAGTAAATTTGGATTAAAACTAGATTTTACCGGCGTAGATTATTCATTTGAAGATACTGTAATCCCGCTGTCCCGCGGGCGCGCTATCCTGAACAATATAGGCGTGCGTGACGGCCGCAATAATTCGGGCGGAAGTATCTCCGGGGCGATCTATTTCGAAACCCTGGCATCCATGGCGGTCGAACTCATTATGAGGGCAGATAACCTGTTAATGCTGAATACAACTCAAAGTGACTATGATTTATTTTGGGGAAGAATTTATGGACAGGGAGACCTTTATGTTTCCGGACCGGTAAAGGCACTCAGTATTCAGACTCCTAACATGAGGGCGCTCAATAACAGTGTTTTTACCTTTAACTCAAACTCTACGTCCAATGTGGAGGAATTTAAGATGCTGAGGTTCCTGCAGGAAGATGATAAAGGTGTGATCACCCTGGAGGACAAAAAACGTTCTGGCGCCAATATGAATATTGACTTCAATCTGGCTGTGGACAAGGGAACAACTGTGAACGTATTGGTGGGTGATGATATCGGAGATATTTCTGTGCGCGGTACATCCGACGAGCTCCGGTTTGTGATGGCCCGAACCGGTAACATCGAAATGAACGGTTCCTATATTGTAGAAAACGGAACATTTACTTCCAAAGCAGTACTTAACCGTACTTTCCAGATCGTGCAGGGCAGCAGCATCCGGTGGGATGGCGATGCTCTTACACCCGCGCTGGACATCACGGCCAACTATATGAGGACGGTTTCCAATACAGGCGATTATTTAGGTGTAGGCTCGCTGCAACCAGTAAATGTGTTACTGCAAACCAAGATTACACAAACCCTCAACAATCCGAAAATTGAACTGGGCGTGTCCGCCGTTGATGTTTCCAGCCAGATCCGTGAGACTCTTGCTTCCAAAATGAATCAGGAAGACGAAAAAGTAATCCAGTTCGGTTCTGTACTTTTACTCAACCGCTTTAATACAACAGCCACTGGCCTGGATGTAGGAAATATTGCCGAAAATACCGGCTATAATCTGCTGTTCCGACAGTTGGGCTCTGTATTGAATACCATCAGTAACGAGTTCCAGATTGATTTGAATTATGTTCGCGGCGATGAGGCTTCAAACACCGGTGACCGGGCCAATGCCGGGGTCAGTTTTGACCTTTCGCCTAGGGTTAAAGTGAAAACCGGTCTGGGTATACCACTATCCCGCGGAACAGAGGGCACCGATACCGATTTACTGTCAGGTGAAGGTACTGTTGAAATTGATGTTTCCAAAAAGAACGACGGCACATTGGTACTTAGAGGCTATTCCAAGCCAATGAATATCGGCATGGGAAGTGGCGGATCTAACGGCGCTGCCAACCAAACCTATGGTGGTGGTGTGGTGTGGAGTAAAAGTTTCAATACCATCTTCAAAAGAAGGCAGAAGGATAAATTAGCCCCTTCAGAAAAGCTTTTAAATTCCAAAGAATCTAAAACAAATGATTCAATTACTTTGTGA
- the tsaD gene encoding tRNA (adenosine(37)-N6)-threonylcarbamoyltransferase complex transferase subunit TsaD → MNESIILGIESSCDDTSAAIIRGNEILSNIAANQEIHNLYGGVVPELASRAHQQNIIPVVQQSLTKANIQQNDIDAVGFTRGPGLLGSLLVGTSFAKSLAMSLNVPLIEVNHLQAHILAHFIADANPVPPKFPFLCLTVSGGHTMIVLVKDYFDMQIIGKTTDDAAGEAFDKIGKIFGLDYPAGPIIDRMAKEGDPTSFEFSKPKMQNYDYSFSGIKTSVLYFIQKEIRKNPEFISENIHGLCASVQKSIVDILMQKLIKAATELNITEVAIAGGVSANSALRQAMQETGQKLGWNIYIPKFEYTTDNAAMIAMVAKLKFERGEFADLSTSAAARYDLVSDFEEGKVN, encoded by the coding sequence ATGAACGAGTCAATAATTTTAGGGATAGAATCGTCCTGCGACGATACTTCTGCGGCAATAATCAGAGGTAATGAAATTCTCTCCAATATTGCAGCCAACCAGGAAATACACAACTTATACGGCGGGGTAGTCCCCGAACTGGCTTCCCGTGCGCATCAGCAAAACATCATTCCAGTTGTACAGCAGTCATTAACCAAAGCAAATATACAACAAAATGATATTGATGCTGTGGGTTTCACCCGTGGTCCGGGGCTCCTGGGATCACTGCTGGTGGGCACCTCATTTGCTAAATCACTGGCAATGAGTCTGAATGTTCCACTGATTGAAGTAAACCACCTGCAGGCCCACATTTTAGCCCATTTTATTGCCGATGCAAATCCTGTGCCCCCAAAATTTCCTTTTTTATGCCTGACAGTAAGTGGTGGACATACCATGATAGTGCTGGTAAAGGATTATTTTGACATGCAGATCATTGGTAAAACCACGGACGACGCCGCCGGGGAAGCATTTGATAAGATCGGAAAGATTTTTGGCCTGGATTATCCGGCAGGACCCATTATAGACAGGATGGCGAAAGAAGGTGACCCGACCTCGTTTGAGTTCAGTAAACCGAAGATGCAGAATTACGATTATTCCTTCAGCGGTATCAAAACCTCGGTTCTGTATTTCATCCAAAAGGAGATCAGAAAAAATCCGGAATTTATCAGCGAAAACATCCATGGTCTGTGTGCGTCAGTTCAGAAAAGCATCGTAGACATTCTGATGCAGAAACTTATAAAAGCAGCCACCGAACTGAACATTACTGAAGTGGCGATTGCGGGCGGTGTTTCGGCCAACTCGGCACTAAGGCAGGCAATGCAGGAAACTGGACAGAAATTGGGTTGGAACATCTACATCCCGAAATTTGAATATACTACAGATAACGCAGCAATGATCGCAATGGTAGCAAAACTAAAGTTTGAGCGCGGTGAATTTGCTGACCTTTCAACTTCAGCGGCAGCCCGCTACGACCTGGTGTCGGATTTCGAAGAGGGTAAGGTAAACTGA
- a CDS encoding RsmE family RNA methyltransferase — protein sequence MKLFFGEIFPEVRIDEDEQQHILKVLRMRAGDEITLTDGKGNGACGRLILEGKKVTLGNVKILSAAPPFSPLLHIAIAPTKNIDRTEFFVEKATEMGISEITFILTEKSERRNLNFDKIQKQITAASKQSLRFHFPKVNNLTKLSDFVQKQYSEHTFVAHCDPAFERTELNQIPSLEKITFMIGPEGDFSPAEIKMLAEAGIKAVSLGGQRLRTETAGTFVAAWNYGKMILEGF from the coding sequence ATGAAATTATTTTTTGGCGAGATTTTCCCTGAGGTTAGAATAGATGAAGATGAACAGCAGCACATCCTTAAAGTTCTGCGGATGCGTGCCGGGGATGAAATTACACTTACAGACGGAAAAGGAAATGGAGCGTGCGGCCGCTTAATCCTGGAAGGTAAGAAAGTCACTTTAGGCAACGTAAAAATCCTGTCAGCAGCACCGCCATTTTCACCACTCCTTCACATCGCAATCGCACCTACCAAAAATATAGACCGTACCGAATTTTTTGTTGAAAAAGCCACTGAGATGGGCATCAGCGAGATTACCTTCATCCTTACGGAAAAGTCCGAACGGCGGAACCTTAATTTTGATAAGATTCAGAAACAAATAACTGCAGCCTCTAAACAGTCACTTCGTTTCCACTTTCCGAAAGTAAATAATCTGACTAAACTTTCAGATTTTGTACAGAAGCAGTATTCTGAACATACATTTGTAGCTCATTGCGATCCTGCGTTTGAGAGAACTGAACTGAATCAAATTCCATCACTTGAGAAAATAACTTTCATGATAGGTCCTGAAGGTGACTTCAGTCCGGCAGAGATTAAAATGCTGGCAGAAGCCGGCATTAAAGCAGTATCGCTGGGAGGCCAAAGATTACGGACTGAAACAGCGGGAACCTTTGTTGCAGCCTGGAATTACGGGAAGATGATTTTGGAAGGATTTTAA
- a CDS encoding GIY-YIG nuclease family protein has protein sequence MYFVYVLYSAQLDVYYKGFSTDVAKRLDYHLDGIHKYTSSVRDWQIVYTASFATKSEALLEEKRIKRLNRASIEKLIKG, from the coding sequence ATGTACTTCGTTTATGTACTTTATTCCGCTCAACTGGATGTATATTACAAAGGATTTTCAACGGATGTAGCTAAACGTTTGGACTACCACTTGGATGGCATTCATAAGTACACGTCTTCAGTGCGCGATTGGCAAATCGTCTACACTGCTTCATTTGCAACAAAGAGCGAGGCCTTGCTTGAGGAGAAACGCATAAAGAGACTGAATAGAGCATCAATTGAAAAGTTAATTAAGGGTTAG
- a CDS encoding GIY-YIG nuclease family protein → MYFVYVLYSAQLDVYYKGFSTDVAKRLDYHLDGIHKYTSSVRDWQIVYTASFATKSEALLEEKRMKRLNRASIEKLIKG, encoded by the coding sequence ATGTACTTCGTTTATGTACTTTATTCCGCTCAACTGGATGTATATTACAAAGGATTTTCAACGGATGTAGCTAAACGTCTGGACTACCACTTGGATGGCATTCATAAGTACACGTCTTCAGTGCGCGATTGGCAAATCGTCTACACTGCTTCATTTGCAACAAAGAGCGAGGCCTTGCTTGAGGAGAAACGCATGAAAAGACTGAATAGAGCATCAATTGAAAAGTTAATTAAGGGTTAG
- the trxA gene encoding thioredoxin → MAVEITDSSFQETVLKSDKPVLVDFWAVWCGPCRMLGPIIEEVAADFEGKAIVGKVDVDNNQQVSVDYGIRNIPTVLIFKNGEVVDKIVGVASKEVISEKLSAHL, encoded by the coding sequence ATGGCAGTAGAGATTACAGACAGTTCGTTTCAGGAAACAGTGCTTAAGTCAGATAAACCGGTACTTGTAGATTTTTGGGCAGTATGGTGTGGACCATGCCGTATGCTTGGGCCGATCATTGAAGAGGTAGCCGCCGATTTTGAAGGCAAGGCAATAGTAGGTAAAGTGGACGTGGATAATAATCAGCAGGTTTCTGTAGATTATGGCATCAGAAACATCCCTACCGTTCTCATTTTTAAAAATGGAGAAGTGGTTGATAAAATTGTAGGTGTGGCTTCAAAAGAGGTTATTTCTGAAAAACTTTCAGCACACTTATAG